Proteins from one Numenius arquata unplaced genomic scaffold, bNumArq3.hap1.1 HAP1_SCAFFOLD_188, whole genome shotgun sequence genomic window:
- the LOC141478266 gene encoding olfactory receptor 14I1-like, producing MSNGTFIPQFLLLAFADTWELQLLHFGLFLGIYLAALLGNALIITAIACDHHLHTPMYFFLLNLSVLDLGSISTTIPKLIANFLWDSRAISYAGCAAQVFLLVFLMSAELCLLTIMSYDRYVAICQPLHYGTLLGSRACVHMAAAAWGSGFLNALLHTANTFSLPLCQGNVLDQFFCEIPQILKLSCSHSYLREFGLLVLTVCLVFGCFVFIVVSYVQIFRAVLRIPSEQGRHKAFSTCLPHLAVVSLFISTGTFACLKPPSISSPSLDLMVAVVYSLVPPVLNPLIYSMKNKEIKDALWKVILPVYFSRNKSSISLHR from the coding sequence ATGTCCAATGGCACCTTCAtcccccagttcctcctcctggcattcgcagacacatgggagctgcagctcttgcacttcgggctcttcctgggcatctacctggctgccctcctgggaaacgcactcatcatcactgccatcgcctgtgaccaccacctccacacccccatgtacttcttcctcctcaacctctccgttcttgacctgggctccatctccaccactatcCCCAAATTGATAGCAAATTTCCTCTGGGactccagggccatctcctatgcaggatgtgctgcccaggtctttctgttggtttttttaatgtcagcagaactctgtcttctcaccatcatgtcctacgaccgctacgttgccatctgccaacccctgcactacgggaccctcctgggcagcagagcttgtgtccacatggcagcagctgcctggggcagtgggtttctcaatgctctcctgcacacggccaatacattttccctacccctctgccagggcaatgtcctggaccagttcttctgtgaaatcccccagatcctcaagctctcctgctcacactcctacctcagggaatttGGGCTTCTTGTGCTTACTGTCTGTttagtgtttggttgttttgtgttcattgtggtgtcctatgtgcagatcttcagggccgtgctgaggatcccctctgagcagggacggcacaaagccttttccacgtgcctccctcacctggccgtggtctccctgtttatcagcactggcacatttgcctgcctgaagcccccctccatctcctccccatccctggatctgatggtggctgttgtgtactcactggtgcctccagtactgaaccccctcatctacagcatgaagaACAAGGAGATCAAGGATGCCCTGTGGAAAGTGATTCTGCCAGTGTACTTCAGCAGGAATAAGTCTTCCATCTCTCTTCACAGGTGA